DNA sequence from the Nicotiana tomentosiformis chromosome 3, ASM39032v3, whole genome shotgun sequence genome:
GAATTAGAACACATTCCGGACATGAGTTAGTTATCATGATAGTACAGAACAAGGCAAGAAGCCAAACTCAGAATAAGCAACAAGTATAAGTAGCATAATGATCATGCAAGTTGGGAACAATTAAGGTTAGCATATTAGGCAAAGCATTTAGGCATGACTTGCAGAGAAACAACAAATTAGGCATAAAGGATTCAACATGAGGAGAGCAATTTCGAGCAAGAACATAGTCTCACAAATGGGTTTCAGTGCAAGAAATTAAACAAAGTTTAACAGCCATCAATTAGGTTTCAATTACAAAACAGCCAGGTGTCATAAATCAACTTAGCTATATACATATGAGTTAACATCAAGACTTGCACAGAATTGagttaatattaaaaaatataaaaaatgttattttggcacaaataatgtaataaaaatataattatgcatgaatatagactattattgcaaaattatgtaaatatcttaaaaatataaatatacttacataaattaaagtaaaatattcTGAAACATATATTTTGATGCAAATAATTACTTTGGGTGATtaaatcatcacaaaataatttaacgggtaattaataaatattcaagtaatttaaacgcaagaaaattaattttaaagctctaaaaattatgaaaaattataaaagtaattgtataaatcttgtaaattaaataatgatgcaaaatgatattttgaaagtatatatactatttaaaaatatgagggcaaaattaggtatcaatACCTGGTTTCGACTTTGATGCCCCCGacgtgtgctttcacgaaagaatctgcaagcatagcacatgaatcaatagaattaggaggtaagttatgataccatatcatagccccttttgacagggtctctctGAACTTCTTCAGTAGGACAGACTacatctcatcatcttccaagtcgttccctttgatggcacatgtgtaagatgTTACATATTCATTTGGGTCGGTTGTTCCGTTATACTTagcaatctcgggcatgcgaaattTCTCAGGGATCAGTTTCGGAGCcgtgctcggaggaaaaggtttttgcacgaacttcttggaatccaggcctttcaatattgtcggtgctcctgggatctggtcaaccctggaattgtaggtttccacctttttgtcgttagcttcaattttcttctcccctgattctatccgttttgttatctcttcgagcatctttatgatctcggggttagccctcgattcatgttcatttgacctttctaCGACCGGTTCATCCttgcgggtgacttcccggggtgGATCGGATTCAACCCTGCTCGGTGCacggctttggttctgtaactgagctatcgtcatttgttgagcctgcaacattttgaagatcacccATAAACTGATCTCGTCTCCTCcaatattttgtgtgttttgagttgCCAATCGGGCTTCGCCACGgacgctattctcggggtcggtaggaAAGTTTacgtcgatagccacatgtgaattagcgtcaatcggGCCCGCGGCCAGAATTCCGATAGGATCAACGGGTACCTCGTCATtgggcgctatgttgttattttcaccatgATGGCCGAactcgttgtcaacatgtaggggtggtgattgagagttcgacattttgagttttaacctgaaattaaagacacttcaaagaacaagtataaagtagtgtgtgttatggaaatttgtatcaaataaccactattatccttagccccacggtggacgccaaactgtttaccctcaaaatcgaataacaattgaatttgcaagaggttttaaggatacatgcattaacttgatacaaaatgataaattagatcgcaattgaaataaataatgataaagtaaatgcaaatcACACGAATTGAACGATCTTAGTCTTGGGAGGTTAATCACCCTCGAATCAGGTACGCTCTGATCGATGCCAGGATACAAAGGAACAAGAGAttaaaataataatgatatatatctttggaatgcgtgttacaatgtgtctaatgAATTATTAGATacccctttatataatagaggagtcctactttagatacaattctataaaaggtaaaaaatctcttgatttgatgATTGTCGGTGCCTTGTTGATACGTAacgagattcccgccgtaatatccgaccggtcatgtatatttcggccttctgttggttatgctaacaacgtttcttcgagctcgatcgGCTAAGGTCGACTCCGGGATTACAGACTcaatattctcgaaggcaggcgttaTGACTCCGGGTTCTAGCTCGGTGAGACTCGGAGTCGATCATCAGTTTTTGGTTGTCATGTTCCTAACCCGTCGtgtcgtaggcgagctcgatttcgaccgtacacACTTATCATAGTACAGTCGGCACACAAATAATGCATGGCTGAGCAACACAAGCCTATAAGTGAAAGTTAAATGTGTTTAGTCACATATCAAAAACCAAAAATGAAATTTGCCGAAAATTGAGTGGCCAAAGTGCTAGACATGTGTCATTATCAAGGTTTAAGCGTACTAAAAttgttcttttttcttcttctttaaaatGCTTGGAATTGTCATGATCAAGGTTAAGGTGTACTAGATATGATACGGCTGTAGTTTAAGCTCTGGAATCATTTATAAGCTTTATCTTAAATCCAATTTGATGACACAAGTGCGCATTAGATTAGTCGCTAAGCACGAATTAGCCTACAATTATTTGGATCCTCAAGATATCTTTTCTGCAGCAACTAAGATTAGTACAGGAAACGTCACCGTAGTAAAATTACTTGAGGATTGAAAAGGGACTAAATGTTTCATAGCATATTAGTTTGATTGATACGGTTAGAAGTGCATCCGtaccttttttctttctttttccaattAACTATTCAGTTTCCGAAGTTCCACTGACTCGACTAATTATATATGATTTGCGTCAAGTAGGGCCACTGAGCGGGAAGTGTATCCCTACCTAATTGTAAGGTGACTAAAGAATTTCGTCCTGTTTATATTTCGTGTGTATCTTACCCACGGATTTAAAAAATCTTGCAAATCAACTTGGGTTATAATTGTTATTCTGGCTGTATTAAGTGCATCTTTTGGCATAACTGATAATTCCTGACCTTGGGACCAAATGGTTATTGGGcgttaaaagaaaataaaagaatgagaaACGAGGAGGAGGACTAAAATTTGTGGGGCAAATGAGAGAGGGGGCAAGAAGAAAGGAGAAAGATACATGAAAGTATGGAAGGATAGCGATGGTTTAGCCCTTTTATCATTCACTTCCTTCTCATTCAAACATGACACACTGAATTAGCTCCATCACCTTTTTCTTCTCCTCCTTTTCTACTTAATTTTCGCTTTTATTTCTATTTCATTCAAACAAAACTAAGACCTAAAGAAAATGAAAACTTCAGTTTCAATTTGATGGTCCCGCCCGGACAATATCAGCCTGGAATCTTGTTACACTCTTCACATTACTACAttacatatatgtatatacacGTTTATCACTTAATCAAGGTCAGTGATGAAGCCAGAAATTTCATCtagggtgttcaaacttgaaataaataaaaaaaatcttcaATAAATggtgttcaatatatgttatatatcattaaaatctaatattttatctatatatacagtgtaatttttggACAAAGGGTGATCAATTGACCACCCGTAGGGTTATGTACCTTTGCCCCTGAATAAGGTTAATAAATTAAATATGCATTTCGTTTATCACTTCTTCATGATAATTCAATGTAGTTTCACCAAGCGCAacattttttaatattacataaAGCAATTTAGAATCTTATATTAGAAAACTAACGAGTTCGTAGGTATGTCAACAAACCCACCATATTGAAAAACTTAAGAATTAATAACTGGcagatatataatatatgtacaaatcctatataatatgtgtataatcaatatatgtataatatatgtatactaaCTAGAACAAGTAAATAATGAACCCAACATGTTATTTGCGTAAGGATCTCGTGAAACTTGGCGTCGTAAGTTCCTACACCCCAAGGAATTTGGGCCTGAGCAGCAAATTTCATGGCCTATGATATGGCTTGAGGCCCGATATTGGCCTCTAAGCCCATCGCGCACATAATATATCGGGCCGAAGTCTAAAATAAGAAGAAATTATAAAAGTAACAAGGAAGCAATGTTATTTTCCAATTTTCTTCTCTCATGTAACCTCTTTAAGTTGTTTGTATAGCATACAATTAACTCAACAAACAAAGAAATAATATAATCTTATGCTGTTCCAAGAAATCAAAGAACAAGCCTTTTATTTTTAATGTCTATAAAAGAAGCCCTTGTAATCTGTACAGTAAGGTGAGGATTCTTGAGTGCAAATGCATCAAATCTAGCTGTAAAAACAATATCTTCCATATTCTTAACAATGAAGTTTAACGATGTCTCCTTTAAAGACTGGTTAGAACAAGTGTCCGAAATCTCTAAAATATCGAGAGCGTTCGATGAGTTCAACGATCCCAACATTTGGTGCTCACAAAATTTCTGCAAGAAGGGGATTTCGTACTTGTCTGCTGCTATTGACAGTGAGTAGACGTGTTTTTCCATCTTCTCTTTAGGCAAATCTCCACTGTAAAGGAACTCTAATAGAGATTCTAATTCCTCGTAGTTAAGTTCAGGCAAAGTTATTGTGTCACTTGGTGGAGCTTTGCACCCATCTGAGTCCAATATATTCTTGAATATATCAGATCTTGCTGCCTGTCATTTTTAAGAAAATAGTTGTTGTTATCATCATATAAGGTCATGCACTTATTGTTAAATAATTGCACTCATAGTGTAAAAATTTCAAAATACACTGTAACTGAATATAAGGTAAATCCATTGTAATAAAGCGCACCGCATTCTACTTAACAGTTTTTTGAGACTGGTTATTCTTTACGAAATAGACACATTGGACGTCTTATCATGTTTCATATATAACATAGTAGTTATTGAGTAAAATAAGTTTTGTTAGATTATATGAAGCAAAGTAAACAGTATTTCTTTTCGCTTCATATCTAATTGAGGGTGCCTAGAACCATTTGGGCAGGAAGTTGGACAATTATAGATGAGTTTATCTTACATATACCTTTACACTATAAGGTCAACCAAATGATATTTATAAGTAAGCTTCCATAAAATATGAGATTtgtaatattaaaaataagataaGTTACTTACCATAACATGTAAATGTAATCTAATGGTGTAAGAATTTCATACACTAAGGATGTACTATATAActatgtatataacttaaactatAAATATAATATGGGGGACGTGTACAATACTGGTTGCgggattttctttcttttttttttctttcaattttcatgTGTATTGCTTATACTCCGTACTTATTATAAATCTAATACTGAAATACACATGAATTAGTTATTCATGAAAAAAAAGAAGATGATTACCAAAAGAGCTCGATGTGCCGGTATGGAGGGACCATCATTCCCAGGCTTAATTAAAATATCGGTATGAATATGATCTCTGAAGGCAACAACAAACCCACTTAGATAATTCAGTTTCTCGTTTAATTCCTCCTCCATCTCCTTCATTTCTTTCACCCATTTCAATGCATTTACAAATCCCTGTTGGAACCAACAATCAGTTACTATAAATTCCCAAAGGGGACGGGAAAAATAACGTGCAAcggtcaaaaaagaaaaaaaagagaaaagtgaTTCTCGGTTTAATTTGGGGTAATTCTTAGAACAATTAAAAGGAGCATAAAAAACTTAAATTCCCTTTCCATTTTGTCACTTACGTGCATTGCATCTATAATTCTGACTTCGAGTTTTAGTAACCTTACACCATCACAAACAACATCCAAAGAAcaaattaaatttcttaaattctTTGGTATTCTCTATTTCTCTTTGCTTCCCAAGACAGAATTATGAACTACATATATATGAACAAAGATTGTATAGCAAATTCCGGCATAGgcaaaaatattaggtgatttcTTTTCATCTGTCCAAATCTACAAAGTTAAACAACACTAGTTGGCGGTAGGAGCAAGTAACCCATGGAAGTATCGCACAAGGAATTGTCGCACAAGTTGACTCGGACACCACGTTTATcgaaaaaacaaacaaacaaaaagatTGTATAAGCAAGCAAAAAGGAAATGATACCTTAATAGAAGGATTAGATGAAGAAGCAGAAAGTCCAGTTACTGTTTTATTATCAGTTCCTTTGGTGTTGTCGCTGTGATCATTTCTGTTGGTCAAGGTAATTATAGTTCTGGCTCCCTCATAACAAGCTCCGCATATTGTATTTCTTGGTGGCCTTAGAATAAATGGCATAGCACTACATATTGAACAATCCATCTCTGCCTTCTTCTATCTTTCTGATGAATGAATACAAGTATATAacttaaaagaagaagaagatgagatgatggaaaagaagaagagaagtggACTTAGAATGATGGTATTGCCTTTTCATTTCTCCATTATTATAAAGTTTAATAGAACTTTATGCTCCAATTTATATTAAAGAATTGAAAAGGGGAGGCAAAACTATTGCTACGCTTTCTTTATAAGCTGACAATATTAACTAATAGCGACTTATCTACGTTTTTGTAATCCTTTTATAATTAGTATGATTGAT
Encoded proteins:
- the LOC104119267 gene encoding BTB/POZ domain-containing protein At3g56230, producing MDCSICSAMPFILRPPRNTICGACYEGARTIITLTNRNDHSDNTKGTDNKTVTGLSASSSNPSIKGFVNALKWVKEMKEMEEELNEKLNYLSGFVVAFRDHIHTDILIKPGNDGPSIPAHRALLAARSDIFKNILDSDGCKAPPSDTITLPELNYEELESLLEFLYSGDLPKEKMEKHVYSLSIAADKYEIPFLQKFCEHQMLGSLNSSNALDILEISDTCSNQSLKETSLNFIVKNMEDIVFTARFDAFALKNPHLTVQITRASFIDIKNKRLVL